One window of Leptotrichia sp. oral taxon 498 genomic DNA carries:
- the ftsH gene encoding ATP-dependent zinc metalloprotease FtsH produces the protein MADRDKNDIKKRLEELRKDNNRKNKQGNENSPFSGFLFVLLVVLLSLFTFLFQRDIQSYFQEKKNVSYSEFLDRTRRGEFKEIDEKDDKLVAKGRVTGKDILFYTKKITDRVGNEPQIINAVEAKNVKLNSMPPSGGGYFLAILLNALPLIIMIGLMVYLAKKMSGGGQGGPGNIFGFGKSRVNKIDKKPDVKFEDVAGVDGAKEELKEVVDFLKNPDKYTKAGARVPKGVLLLGRPGTGKTLLAKAVAGESGASFFSISGSEFVEMFVGVGASRVRDLFEKAKESSPSIIFIDEIDAIGRKRSAGKNSGSNDEREQTLNQLLVEMDGFDTDTKVIVLAATNREDVLDSALLRAGRFDRRITVDAPDLQGRIAILKVHSKNKKLASDVNLEDIAKITPGFVGADLANLLNEAAILAARRATDTITMADLDEAVDKIGMGLGQKGKIIKPEEKKLLAYHEAGHAVMTELTDGADPVHKVTIIPRGEAGGFMMPLPEEKLVTSSKELLAEIKVLFGGRAAEELVLDDVSTGAYSDIKRATRVARMYVESVGMSKKFGPINLENPDDEFAFMTNKSDETMREIDLEVRKILMNEYLNTFNTLQENMHILEGVAQLLLKKETITGDEVRRIIKGETFEEILEKEFGNKKEDKEETLVVDEKNLEDDFDAKFGESKEKSEIEKLEETVKELTNDGETLEEKLRKDDFFTRDEDNNDDDEKDNQKDNAEDEKQNEDENNDSGDDETDDFGSSKKDNDDSFSNGKKKKNNFKLPSFME, from the coding sequence ATGGCAGACAGAGATAAAAATGACATAAAGAAAAGATTGGAAGAATTGAGAAAAGACAACAACAGAAAAAATAAGCAAGGGAATGAAAATTCGCCGTTTTCTGGTTTTTTATTTGTTTTACTTGTAGTTTTACTGTCTTTATTTACATTTTTGTTTCAAAGAGATATTCAAAGTTATTTCCAAGAAAAGAAAAATGTATCGTATTCTGAATTTTTAGACAGAACTAGAAGAGGAGAATTTAAGGAAATTGATGAAAAAGATGACAAATTGGTTGCAAAAGGTAGAGTTACTGGAAAAGATATTCTTTTTTATACTAAAAAAATTACTGATCGTGTGGGGAATGAGCCGCAAATAATTAACGCTGTTGAAGCAAAAAATGTAAAATTGAATTCAATGCCTCCATCAGGTGGCGGATACTTTTTAGCAATACTTTTAAATGCACTTCCGCTTATTATAATGATTGGACTTATGGTTTATTTGGCTAAAAAGATGAGCGGTGGTGGTCAAGGTGGACCTGGAAATATTTTTGGATTTGGAAAATCTCGTGTGAATAAAATTGACAAAAAACCTGATGTAAAATTTGAAGATGTTGCAGGAGTTGACGGTGCCAAAGAGGAATTAAAAGAAGTTGTCGATTTTTTGAAAAATCCTGACAAATATACAAAAGCTGGAGCTAGAGTTCCAAAAGGTGTGCTTTTACTTGGAAGACCTGGAACTGGAAAGACATTACTTGCAAAAGCTGTTGCTGGGGAATCTGGAGCTTCGTTTTTTAGCATTTCGGGTTCGGAATTTGTGGAAATGTTTGTCGGAGTTGGAGCTTCTCGTGTGAGAGATTTGTTTGAAAAAGCAAAAGAATCTAGTCCATCAATAATTTTTATAGATGAAATTGATGCAATCGGACGAAAAAGAAGTGCGGGAAAAAATAGTGGAAGCAACGATGAAAGAGAACAGACATTAAATCAGTTGTTAGTTGAAATGGATGGATTTGATACAGATACAAAAGTAATTGTACTTGCTGCAACAAACCGTGAAGATGTACTAGATTCTGCACTTTTAAGAGCGGGAAGATTTGATAGAAGAATTACAGTTGATGCACCTGATTTACAAGGAAGAATTGCAATTTTAAAAGTTCATTCAAAAAATAAAAAATTGGCTAGTGATGTAAATTTAGAAGATATTGCAAAAATAACTCCTGGATTTGTTGGAGCAGATTTAGCAAACTTATTAAATGAGGCAGCAATTTTAGCGGCTCGTCGTGCTACTGACACAATTACAATGGCAGATTTAGATGAAGCTGTGGATAAAATTGGAATGGGACTTGGTCAAAAAGGAAAAATAATAAAACCTGAAGAGAAAAAATTACTTGCATATCACGAAGCAGGACATGCTGTGATGACAGAACTAACTGATGGAGCGGATCCAGTTCACAAAGTGACAATTATTCCAAGAGGTGAAGCTGGAGGATTTATGATGCCGCTTCCAGAGGAAAAATTGGTTACTTCAAGTAAGGAATTACTTGCGGAAATAAAAGTTTTATTTGGTGGAAGAGCTGCAGAAGAACTTGTACTGGATGATGTAAGCACAGGTGCTTATTCGGATATCAAAAGAGCTACAAGAGTTGCCAGAATGTATGTGGAAAGCGTTGGAATGAGCAAAAAATTTGGACCTATAAATCTTGAAAATCCAGATGATGAATTTGCATTTATGACAAATAAAAGTGATGAAACAATGAGAGAAATTGATTTGGAAGTTAGAAAAATTTTGATGAATGAATATTTGAATACATTTAATACATTACAAGAAAATATGCATATATTGGAAGGTGTCGCTCAACTTCTTCTTAAAAAAGAAACAATTACTGGAGATGAAGTTAGAAGAATTATCAAAGGTGAAACTTTTGAGGAAATTTTAGAAAAAGAATTTGGAAATAAAAAAGAAGATAAAGAAGAAACTTTGGTTGTAGATGAAAAAAATTTAGAAGATGATTTTGATGCTAAATTTGGAGAATCGAAAGAAAAATCTGAAATTGAAAAACTTGAGGAAACTGTAAAAGAGTTGACAAACGATGGCGAAACTTTGGAAGAAAAATTGAGAAAAGATGATTTTTTTACTAGAGATGAAGATAATAATGACGACGACGAAAAGGACAACCAGAAAGATAATGCTGAAGATGAGAAACAGAATGAAGATGAAAATAATGATAGTGGCGATGATGAAACTGATGATTTTGGAAGTTCTAAAAAAGACAATGATGATAGTTTTTCAAATGGAAAAAAGAAAAAAAATAATTTTAAATTGCCAAGTTTTATGGAATAA
- a CDS encoding ankyrin repeat domain-containing protein has product MTNFLSFSSIYDYKRESSRKINEISDSKKRENRLSALFKAIRQHNNNFVKFSLLTKENIDRRKEAIEQNTPGNGKYGVAINVFEIFGIDGTLIDVNARDEKGYTPIIVAIESQNNEILEYLIKNGANLREKHPLFKRSVLNVACYYENEKAVEMLLSANPKLINEQSGIDGWTALQDATLKANIDIIKVLLKNGANPQLKDYNGGTAMDMATDFGKGQIVKLFRDNVKANRKY; this is encoded by the coding sequence ATGACTAATTTTCTTTCATTTTCGTCAATTTATGATTACAAAAGGGAAAGTTCAAGAAAAATAAATGAAATTAGTGATTCAAAAAAGCGAGAAAATAGATTAAGTGCTTTATTTAAAGCTATTAGACAACACAATAACAACTTTGTAAAATTTTCTTTGTTGACCAAGGAAAATATTGACAGAAGAAAAGAAGCAATTGAACAAAATACTCCTGGTAATGGAAAATATGGAGTTGCAATAAATGTTTTTGAAATTTTTGGAATTGACGGTACATTGATAGATGTAAATGCCAGAGATGAAAAAGGATATACACCCATTATCGTGGCAATAGAATCTCAAAATAATGAAATTTTAGAATATCTTATAAAAAATGGTGCAAATTTGAGAGAAAAACATCCACTTTTTAAAAGAAGTGTGCTAAATGTGGCGTGTTATTATGAAAATGAAAAAGCTGTAGAAATGTTACTTTCTGCTAATCCAAAATTAATAAATGAACAAAGTGGAATTGATGGATGGACTGCACTACAAGATGCAACACTAAAAGCAAATATTGATATAATAAAAGTTTTATTAAAAAATGGTGCAAATCCTCAGTTAAAAGATTACAATGGAGGAACCGCAATGGATATGGCAACAGATTTTGGAAAAGGTCAAATTGTTAAATTGTTTCGTGATAATGTAAAGGCTAATAGAAAATATTAG